TTGCCTATTAGTTGTTGATAGCAAGACTACAGTACTCTAATTCACAAAGTTCCCACTGAAATCTACtgaaatccactgtatttgTTTCCATTCTCCCATCTAAGTAATTTTTACTGTGTGAGAACACTTCATGAAGACGTTCCACTCccactttttttaaaatactaaatcAAATATATTAACACCGAGGTACAAAGTAATCAGCTAACATTTCAGAAAACAGATGACAAGTATAGGTTGTAGGACTACTGTACAAGAAGTCTTTCAACTCTGTATTCACTTGGTCTGATACAAAGCGCAGGTTGTGGGTTGTACAAACTGTGTACAAGATGTCTTTCAACTCTGCTTTCACATTGTCTGAACTAAGTGCAGGGTGTTGGTTGTACAAACTGTGTACAAGAAGTCTTTCAACTCTATATTCACTTTCTCTCCATTGACTCACTTGCCACCTGTTCATGCTTTACTAGTACCAACTATAAAGAATTGTTTTTACATCCTTCAAGTGGTATTGCCCTTGGTGATATCAATTTACATTGAAAGTGTTAAAGGCTAACATACTCAATGTGTCGGTTCCTTTTAATCTTTTGATTCTTAGAGTCGAGTTGTTGACTCCTGAGGCCATCATGTAGGTTTTACTTgatgtacaatacagtataaagttTTCATCACTGGCCTTACCTGATATGAACTATAAGATTTTCACAATCCTTCTCCTCAACCAAGTCAACTTTGTTCACTAGAATTAAATCAGCCAGAGCTATTTGCCTGTAAGATGATAACGGAATGTATTAAAGGCCCATATTTCAATACCATGCTGTATTATTAGTGGATTTATAATACATAGACCCATTCTGATGTTCTGGCCCAAttttttctacagctctgcTAAACAACCGGTTTTAATACCTAAATGctaatcctaatctgaagttAGCCTTTTAGAGTCTGTGAAGGATCACTGCTATCATTATATACCTAATAAGTAATAACTAAACTAACATAATTCAAGAAGTTAGTCATTTTATCAACACAGCTTTTGAAAGTAAcagaaacaatatatatatatatatatatatatatatatacatacatacatacatacatacatacatacatacatacatacatacatacatacatacatacatacatacatacatacatacatacatacatacatacatacatacatacatacatacatacatacatacatacatacatacatacatacatacatacatacatacatacatacatacatacatacatacatacatacatacatacatacatacatacatacatacatacatacatacatacatacatacatacatacatacatacatacatacatacatacatacatatatatatatatatatatatatataactctgtACATGAACtctgtatatgtaatatgtctatactggagtaaacagtgctcaactTATCACGTTCACCACCGATGAAAGATTGGCTATCCCTTTCACATCTCAAATACAACATGTCAAGACTTTAGAGAAGACAGAATGTACACTGATACTTATTTCCATCTTTACTCACCTTACAGACTCATTAATGGTTCCttcttctttctcttcttgcaAATGTTGTAAACAATACTTGGCATCAACAACAGTTACAATGcctaaaatgaaaacattaaacaatgtgatAGGTCAGCTGACAGTCAACTTACCATGCCATACTTTACACCAAAAGTACATGATAGGTGAGTTGACAGTTAACTTATCATGGCACACTTTACACCAAAAGTACATGATAGGTGAGTTGACAGTCAACTTATCATGGCACACTTTACACCAGGAGTACATGATAAGTGAGTTGACAGTCAACTTACCATGCCATACTTGCACCAAGCGTACATGATAGGTGAGTTGACAGTCAACTTATCATGGCACATTTTACACCAGGAATACATGATAAGTGAGTTGACAGTCAACTTACCATGCCATACTTGCACCAAGCGTACATGATAGGTGAGTTGACAGTCAACTTATCATGGCACACTTTACACCAGGAATACATGATAAGTGAGTTGACAGTCAACTTACCATGCCATACTTGCACCAAGCGTACATGATAGGTGAGTTGACAGTCAACTTATCATGGCACACTTTACACCAGGAGTACATGATAAGTGAGTTGACAGTCAACTTATCATGGCACACTTTACACCAGGAATACATGATAAGTGAGTTGACAGTCAACTTACCATGCCATACTTGCACCAAGCGTACATGATAGGTGAGTTGACAGTCAACTTATCATGGCACACTTTACACCAGGAATACATGATAAGTGAGTTGACAGTCAACTTACCATGCCATACTTGCACCAAGCGTACATGATAGGTGAGTTGACAGTCAACTCATCATGGCACAATTTACACCAGGAATACATGATAAGTGAGTTGACAGTCAACTTATCATGGCACACTTTACACCAAGAGTACATGATAAGTGAGTTGAGTCAACTTACCATATCATACTTTACATCAAGAGTACATGATAAGTGAGTTGAAACTGAACTTACCGTCTAAGTAGAGATCACTTCCTAATTCGTCATCTATCCAAAATATTGAAGCTATTGGTCCTGTAATATGTCAACAAATACAAGCAAAGAATAATCATAAGGAAAAGTCAGCTTGCATTTATGATACCTGACAAAGCTTATTgttatcaaatgttatttttactgttattattattattgttgttgttgttgttgttgttgttgttgttgttgttgttgttgtttttcctaAAACATGAcaatgttatgttgtgttgcaAGAATGAATGTCCATGGACTCTGGATTCATAATTTCATGTACGAGGAAAATTTCTATCACAAagtcaaaaaaatgtttggaaGCAAATCCTTTGTGCTGGGCTGGGGTGGGGTAGGGTGGGGTAAGGTACATGTAGAGTAGGGTAGGGTTGGGTAGGGTAGGGTGTGGCAGGGTGGGTAAGGGTAGGGTGGGGTAAGGTACATGTAGAGTAGGGTAGGGTTGGGTAGGGTAGGGTGTGGCAGGGTGGGTAAGGGTAGGGTGGGGTAAGGTACATGTAGAGTAGGGTGGGGTTGGGTAGGGTAGGGTGTGGCAGGGTGGGTAAGGGTAGGGTGTGGTAAGGTACATGTAGAGTAGGGTGGGATTGGGTAGGGTAGGGTGTGGCAGGGTGGGTAAGGGCAGGGTGTGGTAAGGTACATGTAGAGTAGGGTGGGGTTGGGTAGGGTAGGGTGTGGCAGGATGGGTAAGGGTAGGGTGGGGGAATGCCTatggcatgacatgacattgtaAATGTAAGTTACACACTATATCAAAATGTAAGTTACATACTATTTCacaaatttccctgaaattTCCATTAGCTAATAATCCACtatcatatattataattatggtaGGTGACTTGAAAACACAACTTGTGTATGAACTAATCtgaaatcaaagttgtaaaatcattaaaattaaataaacacaATGTTTTCTTACCTGGATCAGCTAAACCTGTTGTTTCTAGAAGTATATAGTCAAATTTTCCTTTCTTCTCCATCAAATTTTCTATAGCTTTCACTCCATTATCCCTACAAAatgataaacatgtacaaatgaagTTAGTTTATTCACACAACTATGTTGGATACTTACATTTTATTCAtctgattttttgaaaattatttttcagtgtattttttttatgccATAGACAAACTTGTTCAACTTGTACCACTTTGCTCCAGGCTCATATTTCACAAATAAGTTTATATTTGACAGcttattttttgtatgtatttgtatttgtaagtttATTTGGAATCTGTAAACTCAAActgtatatctgtgtgtgtgtgtgtgtgtgtgtgtgtgtgtgtgtgtgtgtgtgtgtgtgtgtgtgtgtgtgtgtgtgtgggaggggggggTTAGGTTATTTTGTCTCTCAtacacttttcaaaacaatataaaaaccCTTTCAATTATTTGGAGTGAGGttgtaaataaatttacaatattacaataattattgtattttcaagACAATTTGTCAGACTGTCAGAAACATTTTGCGTTCATTTCACAGTGAATAAAAATAATGGAATGACAAACAGCATTACTCTAGAATGACAAACACTGATAATTATTTAAATCAAGATTATTTGAAAGgtttaacattttgttttcagtgaCCAATTTAGTATAGAAAGAAGTGCTGTCTGTGTACATAAAAGAAAAACTCTTTTTCGGCATAATCCTTTGGTGTTTAATACGCTAATAAAAACCTCCTCATTCATTAATCATTTCACCTGAAGATGTTCCATAAATGTCACATCTGtccaattatttcaaagtgatACTCTTCAAATGGACCTGAAATACTACACTGTAGCATTTTACATGATTCTAGGGGGTCAAATCTTATTTTGCATAGTTATAGGGGTCAATTGTCTCAAAATACTACACTGTAGCATTTTACATGATTCTAGGGGGTCAAATCTTATTTTGCATAGTTATAGGGGTCAATTGTCTCAAAATACTACACTGTAGCATTTTACATGATTCTAGGGGGTCAAATCTTATTTTGCATAGTTATAGGGGTCAATTGTCTCAAAATACTACACTGTAGCATTTTACATGATTCTAGGGGGTCAAATCTTATTTTGCATAGTTATAGGGGTCAATTGTCTCAAATACTACACTGTAGCATTTTACATGATTCTAGGGGGTCAAATCTTATTTTGCATAGTTATAGGGGTCAATTGTCTCAAATACTACACTGTAGTATTTTACATGATTCTAGGGGGTCAAATCTTATTTTGCATAGTTATAGGGGTCAATTGTCTCAAATACTACACTGTAGCATTTTACATGATTCTAGGGGGTCAAATCTTATTTTGCATAGTTATAGGGGTCAATTGTCTCAAATACTACACTGTAGTATTTACATGATTCTAGGGGGGGCAAATTTTATTTTGCATAGTTACCACTGGGGTtaccactggccaggtctggtaggAATGTGTGACCAATGCGGTCAACCCAAGACCCCACtttagaccaattttgacccaaaaccaataccccattttagaccattcaactttttagaagaccccattttagaccaatgttGAATGATGAATGCAGTGTTGCACATGAGCAGTTAACGTAACAATGCATTATCTAAGAACAAGCATTTTAGGGAGTGTGGATGCTATCTCATAGTCAtcgatatgaaaatgtcaaccagGGCAGGGGAAATTCCCAAGTAAAATTCCCAGAAATTCCGAACTGGTCGAGAATTTAGTGAGGAGttccttccaggaccccattttagaccaaacaaaaaataaaaaattgtgaaaagtggacagtacccattttagaccaaaggctGAAAAACCCTACCCCAATGGGtggcacatatatgtattatcCAATAGGCGGGAGTACCcctgtggtgtggtgtggtgtggtgcggtTTGGTGTAGTTTGGTGTGGTTGGTTGgtatggtgtgatgtggtgtggtgtggtgtggtgtggtgtggtgtggtgtggtgtagtgtggtgtagtgtggtttgatttgatttgatttgatttgaattgatttagTTTGGTGGTTGAAGATCAAACTGATCCTCAACTCACAGTCAAATCAATAAAGTAAACTAACTGGACAACTCTTTCCAGTGATACTTTGTTGTGTTTcagaaacaatttgaaaaacaaactttCTCATTTATAATTGATTTACTGTATAGTATAGCTCAGAAGACTACATCTGTTCAATTTGTTCACTTCAAATATACAACAATTGCTGTAACAATTACAAtcatttgatgttattttttgaAGACAACAAAATCACATTGAACTGGGCCTAATTCCGGGGAATAACAAGGCTGTGTTTTCTGGCAAGGTCCACTAAGTTTCACACAGAAAGGAGTTCTAAAAACTACAATTTGttcattcataatttatttcacCCAGATATGACACTTTAAAATACTACATCTGCTCAAGCTCTTGAAGTTTATAGTTTGGGCATCTGGGAATTTGTACAAGGGACTAAATATTTGTTACAGGACATGTCAACAAATACTGTGACAGAACTCCATgacatgagttccagtgttttgtacttggagtatttgcaattgtgcttgcagtgttctatGCTTTCACGAGTGAAACGAGTCAAactgcagcagaaaacactgcaagcatgagagCAAATACCCCTGTGTACCCACATTGGAAATCTTACAACATggatggggttctgttattattacataagtTTATCCTAAACAgcaatttccataaaaatgacattgtgcaatcacgTGCATGCATTTATGTTCAATGAACAATGGTGCCTTCATTTGCAGATCGCTTACATAAAGGTATGCAATgatgtttttggtattgtacTGGAGTACAAATACCACCAGTATGTGCATGCACCGGTGCTATAGGGTCAACTTTGATAGTTTAGGTCAAAACTATGCGGTAAaccatttaaaatgaaatacaagcCGTGTAATTGTTTTCCAGCAATATCCCTTATTGGTATTTAACACTGAACTTCATATCTCCTCATTCATATTTAATTTAACCTGTGGGTGAAACTTAGAACAGCACATCTGTTCAGTGTTGTTTCCACTCTATACAAGCAAAGTGTGGTGTTTTGAAAATAGATCCACCAATACTTGTGTTGAGGGCAGTATGCAGATAAGTCCTACCTCACGTCCCCTCACCAAATTAtgttatgtccaaatatggaaatcTAGGCAAATTTGACCTGGTTTCTCCACTCTATTCCCTGGATTCTTCAACCTTATCAAAAACACTGTTCAAGAGAACTTTTTTCATTGTTTCTAATTGTAATACACTTTGTCTCACTAGGgtttattttgtaaaacttaCTTGACAGAGCAGCAGAGACAGCCATTCCTCAATTCCAACCATTCTTCAAAGAGTTCGCCAGACTGTCCAATTGACATAGATTTCTCTAGTGCACTACCTGAGACCAATAAACAATCAGACATTTATGTTATTTCAGTCATCCAAGAAGTTGAATATGATGTTAAAACTTGACAATATGTTTCAGgtcttttcaaaatattttcaggGTTCATATTCACTGTGCAGTGTGCAAGGAACAGATACCATGTATTTCTACCTTGTGTTTTTCAAGTGTCCACAGACTGCAGTGTGTCAAGCAAAAATTCATGAATTTTGCTCAATTCAGATGATCTATTCAAATTTGCAAATACAGAGTTTAAAATTAATTGTTTGTTGGGTTTGTGACAggtcattattttcaaaaattgaaattcaatattattGTCATCTTTATAATCACTTTTTCACACCAATCTACAACCATCGGTGAACCTTACTTGATAGTCATTGTATAAAGAAGAATGCCACTCCACTTTATTAGatgtacattgaatattcaGGACTATTAATCTGACAGAAATAAgctcttaggagtcatgaatatttattgtgcatgtaatgaatattcatgtctgctatgACCCAAGACGCAATGGTGTTCCACTGAAAGAATAATAATGGtggaaaagagtttcaatttggtgtttcttggcaaccgagcgaaatttatgtgatgtgaaatcatgaaatgactctccagaacccaatgTGTATGAAAACACCTTTATTtcctaatctaatctaatctaattttcttATATAGCACATTCCATAAAATTATcacaatgcgctttacaaagcACAGAAACACGAGTACTAAACAGAATCAAGCAAAACTCTTGTTGTAGAAATAGGTCTAAAGACTTGATTTAAATGCCTGGAATGTAGTGATAGTCTGCAGATACAATGGCAGAGCATTCCACAAGTGTGGGGCACAAATTGAGAATGCTCTGTCACCATAATAAGCAGTATTGCTAAGTGGTTGGTGTAAGTCAATTTCGTTCCGTGAGTTACTGCATAAAGCACGGCTGAAGCTACCTCAGTTAGCAACTGATAAAGATAGCTTGGTGCAAAACCGCGGCCATGAAGGACTTTTCTTATTCTGCTCACTGTTGCACTGGTAGCCAGGGCAACTCTTTGAGAATAGGGGTAATGTGGTTACACTTCTCTCTAGTAATTAAATGAGCTGCAGAATACTGAATCATTTGAAGTTTCCGAATCTCATATGCTGGGAGGCCAAACAGCAAACTATTACAATACTCAAGACGTAAAGTGACAAAAGCATGAATAAGTTTCTCATTGGAATTTTGATCAAGCAAATTCCTGCTTTTTTCCTGGAGTGGAGTTCCTCTTTACTGACATTGTATAATATCTCAGTAATGAGTATGTAGAATCTCAACTAGGTCTTACCTTCACCAAACTCATTGAGTATAACAGCAATCTTTTTACTGTGTTGTTCAGTCAAAATGTAATTCAACAAAGTAGTTTTACCAGCACCTGTacataatgaaaattaaaatattctttACTAATCCACATCTAAGtcagaaattgaaatatgatcACCATTTGACCCGTGCCCTAGTGCCCCAGGGTTAAAAGAGGAAGAACTACGGATACCCACGGATAACATGTGTTGTTCAGTAGGGTCAAACACAGCACCATCCTTCAATAGCAATGTCATTTGCAGGAATACTAATTAGTGAAAAGTCTGGATAGCTGGAGAGTTGATGGAAATAAACAGAGAAGTACATTCATGAATAACTATAGTTGCAACTTTGATGAGTAGTTTTGTTAATATTTCTACAAAATTAAAGTAGCTGAAGAAATGACATATGTAATTGGATAGTTGTCTGgcttcaatgaaatacaaaacactatttaacaaaataatactaattattcaccaatataataaaattaactttaaaatagatatgtacacaatacatggcaaaaTGGATCACGAAAGAACAAAGCTAGTCAAGCTTGCATCCCTTAGCGATCCCTTAATTAGAATAACATTCACTGACTGACAACCAAATTCCTTTTTTCGTGTCAATGTTTCCGAACTATGACTGTCGCCTTCCTCAGTGACAAACTAATGATGATCTCTATGAATATTACCTGGACACTGTCACTTCATTTCGAAgaaagtttaaataaatgaaatataaatatctaTTAAAAAAATAAGGAACACTTTATATAGAAAATTTCCACATAAAACCAGCTTATCTAGattgtaaggtatgccatgatagggcgccctcgtacattggtcaacccctctcagAGAGGAGGGTGGTGAGGGTGGAGTGATGTGAGACGTAACTTACACATACAACCAACTTACCAAGGTACCCAGTTATTATAGTAACTGGTATTTTCTTAGTCACTTCATCATCAGTTTTGGGTACTACAACAGGTACTGCTACTAATTGCGGACACTCATCTTCAGAGGATGACTCAGACATGATATACTGTAACCACTAGCAACCAAAACTCTATGTCTAATAGTAGCATCTACTTGTATGTAGTTTAGACCTGTATGTGATGATATGCCTAGAATCAAGTCTTTGTAAACATGAATTGGTTCAATCCAATCATGGAgatcaaatgaatgaatatacattgtgtgtgtgtgtgtgtgtgtgtgtgtgtgtccatgtgtctgtctgtctgtatgtatgtatgtatgtatgtatgtatgtatgtatgtatgtatgtatgtatgtatgtctgtctgtctgtctgtctgtctgtctgtctctgtatgtatgtatgtatgtatgtatgtatgtatgtatgtatgtatgtatgtatgtatgtatgtatgtatgtatgtatgtatgtatgtgtgcatgtatgtttgcaAAAATCAGTAATATCAGCAGATAAACCTTTCCACCAGTCATCTACAAATGGAAAACATATCGGCAATTCAACAGTATATCGGACATGGTGTATGATGGCGATTGTAATTTAATGTAACTCGTCAGATTGTAACTTCCACTcatatattctacatgtatttgactTTCAGGGAGCTTTCTTTTCTCAAAATCAAAAACCTGTCCATTAATCACATAATAAATTACCTCATATAGCTTTGTGCTGTAAATTGAGCTGGATAAATGACCACACATtggaaaataatgaagaaaaacaCTTTACCGGTCTTTAAATCTCCCACCTCAGGTGAACGCCATCTTTGACagggttgacctttgaccttgtatTGTACACCTTTTTAGATTTTCATACCATGCAATACCACAACCGTAACTTGATCACCTTTTCCAGCCACTGTAACAATAACCTTTTcgaaaaatcaaaatttaccCTCTGAACTAAATTGGGTCAATTTTGAAGtagaaactttaaaaaaaaaaatacgggGTCACGAACCAAAGTGAGGCTATCAAGGGTGATCACGTGCTTGGGAAAGCCCAGCGCTTGCGATAGCCGGGTCAGGGAATCCTCAGCAGGAGTCATGTGATTGATCATAGACCTTCGAAGGGCTATGGATTGGTAAACCTTTCTAGTGGCAGCATAATATTAGACACTGGCATGAGCCTATGCAACAATACCTTCAAAGAATGAGTTTTGAGACAAATTTTTCAAAGATATTATTGTGCAGTATAGTAAAAACTGTAGTCCGTTCATGATagtatttttacatgtaaagactTGGTAAAAAGGTATGTCCTTTTTTATATAAGTAACCGGTGTTCAATCTTTTTTaatgttactgaaatagaaatttcttacaacatattaaacGGAAACCAATTTTATGGTGATGAAACTATCAATACATTCGCGACTAATATAATGTTTCAGCCGGTATCATTAACGTTTGATACACTTTTACATGTAAGCTAAGAGTGTAAATCTATATTGTGGTAATCGATTCGTTTGTACCCCTAAGACGATCGGTCAATATTTCCACACTTCAATGATCAAACTCTCCGCGAGATCACGTTTTTTCCTTTTAAATTATGTTAACCGTGTTATCCCCGTCCGAAGAGCGCCACATACGACAGTGAAcaaaattctttttattttagttaGTGATGGGGACATAGTCTTCGTACATACACATGAAACAGTTGGTTTCACGGTAATTTTGACACAAGTGTCTTCTCGTTGTGGTGACGTCTTTAATTCATTCAATCGCCCATCTCAAGctgatatacattatatatgtgaCCTAACtgttcatttcacatttatttgaCATCTCTGACCATAAAGGCTCAGAACATTTTCCAGTTTGCAGTGTATGAAATATTTCTGCATACTGAGATCAACTTCCTGCGTTACGTAGTCCAG
The Glandiceps talaboti chromosome 6, keGlaTala1.1, whole genome shotgun sequence genome window above contains:
- the LOC144436683 gene encoding zinc-regulated GTPase metalloprotein activator 1-like, coding for MSESSSEDECPQLVAVPVVVPKTDDEVTKKIPVTIITGYLGAGKTTLLNYILTEQHSKKIAVILNEFGEGSALEKSMSIGQSGELFEEWLELRNGCLCCSVKDNGVKAIENLMEKKGKFDYILLETTGLADPGPIASIFWIDDELGSDLYLDGIVTVVDAKYCLQHLQEEKEEGTINESVRQIALADLILVNKVDLVEEKDCENLIVHIRGINSMAKLVKTYKSRVDLDLILDLHAYDGHQDRLREMEGSGDRQSDTHSHHLDRSVTTVTFDIKGDIETSKLDVFLQNLLWEKNIVNSEGRKMEILRLKALLTVKGNPRRVILQAVHELYDREETSFWENDASRVNRFVFIGKHLQEEILQDAIGSLVCC